In Chryseobacterium shigense, the following proteins share a genomic window:
- a CDS encoding KTSC domain-containing protein: MKKLGEYRKLLEVDKNVTLKDLKTIYRNTMKDSHPDKFINDEAGKLEAEEKSKSVIEAYHFLVSINPETQEKYKEEYTETITTSNIQDFYLEKSILTVQHLNGKMYEYIGVPRNTYIKMVNADSPSRFARRHIYGNFTYRKSGEAMAD; encoded by the coding sequence ATGAAAAAATTAGGCGAATACAGAAAGCTTCTTGAGGTTGACAAAAATGTTACACTGAAGGATTTAAAAACAATTTACAGGAATACGATGAAAGATTCTCATCCTGATAAATTTATTAATGATGAAGCCGGAAAACTGGAAGCAGAAGAAAAAAGCAAATCTGTGATTGAAGCCTACCACTTTTTAGTAAGCATCAACCCGGAAACACAGGAAAAATATAAAGAAGAATACACAGAAACCATAACAACATCCAATATTCAGGATTTTTATCTTGAAAAATCCATCCTGACGGTTCAGCACCTGAACGGTAAAATGTATGAATATATTGGTGTTCCGAGAAATACTTATATAAAAATGGTCAATGCCGATTCGCCCAGCCGTTTTGCAAGAAGACATATTTATGGAAATTTTACCTACAGAAAGTCTGGTGAGGCTATGGCAGATTAA
- a CDS encoding efflux RND transporter periplasmic adaptor subunit: protein MKKTLIYIIVAAVLVGLAAYKIAGNKEKQTQEVKEVAKQVDKINVNIVTVSRENIDTDYSANGTFLPKQEMNQSSEISGRIVNVLVKEGSRVGAGQVLATIKRDAIEVDVTQAQNNLQNAIIDNQRYENAFKTGGVTKQQVDNSRLQLKNAQAAVRAQSVKVNDTSIRAGISGTINKKMVEPGTVVSPGTAMFEIVNINSLKLSVLVDESQIGRIQLGQEVPISVNVLPGESFSGRITFIAPKSDASLNFPVEIEVQNRGNLKAGMYATALFKTNNGAETQNMLTVPAEAFVNGVSSGQLFVVQNGIAKLIKVTVGKVYGDKVQVLSGLNGGEQVVTSGQINLDNGSKVNIIK from the coding sequence ATGAAAAAAACTTTAATATATATCATCGTAGCAGCTGTACTGGTAGGTCTGGCGGCATACAAGATTGCAGGTAATAAAGAAAAACAGACACAGGAAGTAAAAGAAGTAGCCAAGCAGGTAGATAAAATCAATGTAAATATCGTAACAGTATCAAGAGAAAATATTGATACGGATTATTCCGCCAACGGAACTTTCCTTCCAAAGCAGGAAATGAACCAGTCTTCTGAGATCTCAGGGCGTATTGTAAACGTTTTGGTAAAAGAAGGTTCAAGAGTTGGAGCAGGGCAGGTTCTGGCAACAATCAAAAGAGATGCTATCGAAGTTGATGTTACCCAGGCTCAGAATAATCTGCAGAATGCAATCATTGACAACCAACGTTATGAAAACGCTTTCAAAACCGGAGGTGTTACGAAACAGCAGGTTGACAACTCAAGATTACAGCTTAAAAATGCTCAGGCTGCAGTAAGAGCCCAGAGTGTAAAAGTAAATGATACAAGCATCCGTGCAGGAATCAGTGGGACCATCAATAAAAAGATGGTAGAACCGGGAACTGTAGTTTCTCCGGGAACTGCAATGTTTGAGATTGTAAATATCAACAGCCTGAAACTTTCAGTTTTAGTGGATGAAAGCCAGATCGGAAGAATTCAGTTAGGACAGGAAGTTCCAATCAGTGTAAATGTTTTACCCGGAGAATCTTTCTCAGGTAGGATTACGTTCATTGCTCCTAAAAGTGATGCTTCTCTGAACTTCCCTGTTGAAATTGAAGTTCAGAACAGAGGAAATCTGAAAGCCGGTATGTATGCTACAGCTCTATTTAAAACAAATAACGGTGCTGAAACTCAGAATATGCTGACGGTTCCGGCTGAAGCATTTGTAAATGGAGTAAGTTCAGGCCAGTTATTCGTTGTTCAGAATGGTATTGCCAAACTGATTAAAGTAACAGTTGGAAAAGTATACGGAGATAAAGTTCAGGTATTAAGCGGACTGAATGGAGGCGAGCAGGTAGTAACCAGCGGACAGATCAACCTTGACAACGGATCTAAAGTAAACATTATAAAGTAG
- a CDS encoding DUF2306 domain-containing protein, translating to MIIKIVRALAIISILIFSILMLKVISQYTGFDKNVGFLMFKQKVVSNPYWMAFFYIHIFSITLCLLAGLTQFSGRFLRENRKLHRWIGKIYVYNILIINVPACFVLGLFSNGGVIGISGFLLQDILWAYFTVTAVISIKKGNIQVHKKYMILSYAVTTTAITFRIIKNLIYQENRYDYELFYGLNVWISLLVNLSAAYFIIRNQRTLPSHIDIRHKNNK from the coding sequence ATGATAATTAAGATCGTTAGGGCACTTGCTATCATTTCAATTCTAATTTTCAGTATTCTGATGCTGAAAGTCATCTCCCAGTACACAGGATTTGATAAAAATGTGGGTTTCCTTATGTTCAAGCAGAAAGTTGTCAGCAATCCGTATTGGATGGCATTTTTTTATATTCATATTTTTTCAATCACACTTTGTTTGCTGGCAGGACTTACGCAGTTTTCGGGCCGGTTTTTAAGAGAGAACCGGAAACTTCACCGGTGGATAGGTAAAATATATGTTTACAATATTCTGATCATCAATGTTCCGGCTTGTTTTGTATTGGGATTATTTTCAAATGGCGGAGTCATCGGGATTTCGGGCTTTTTGCTCCAGGATATTCTTTGGGCTTATTTTACCGTTACTGCTGTTATTTCCATTAAAAAAGGAAATATTCAGGTCCATAAAAAATATATGATCCTTAGTTATGCGGTGACAACCACAGCCATTACCTTCAGGATCATCAAGAACCTGATCTATCAGGAAAACCGGTATGATTATGAGCTTTTTTACGGACTGAATGTCTGGATTTCCCTGCTAGTCAATCTTTCTGCAGCATATTTTATCATAAGAAATCAAAGAACATTACCTTCCCATATTGACATTCGACATAAAAATAACAAATGA
- a CDS encoding efflux RND transporter permease subunit encodes MKLAEISIKRPSLVIVLFTILTLGGILSYTLMGYELIPKFETNMVTISTVYPGASPAEVETSVTRKIEDAVGSLENVKKVESSSYESLSVIMVQLNDGADVDYALNDAQRKVNAILADLPDDVDAPSLNKFSLDDLPIITMSISSDKLNNKDLYDLLDKKIEPIFSRVNGVAQVDLVGGQEREIQVNLDEKKLQGYGLSISDVQQAILSSNLDFPTGSLKTRTSKSTIRLSGKYKSTQEMNNLVVSNKNGAQVRLSDIATVFDSQKDAEKVARFNQFPTILMQVKKQSDANAVAVSESVQKTIATVESAYKVQGIKVKVVNDTTDFTLESANHVIFDLFLAIILVAIVMLLFLHSIRNAFIVMVSIPASLVATFIGMNLMGYTLNLMSLLGLSLVVGILVDDAIVVLENIYRHMEMGKSKIRAAYDGASEIGFTVAAITLVIVVVFLPIAMSSGLVANILAQFCVTVVIATMLSLLASFTIIPWLSSRFGKLEHLTGKNWFQKFILWFEGLIDKFTHWITGILEWCLKSTLRRISTVVITFVILIASFMLVAFGFIGGEFFPPIDRGQFLVQMELSKDATVEKTNQLTLDVEKFLRNDKDVVDLITTVGQQSTGFGGAQATTYQSEVQVNLTDKSERSESTNIKAAKIKRELEEKFTGVEFKTAPIGIMGAENAPIEMVVTAPDNATAVKEATRILELLKKVPGAVDAELSTDTGNPEVQVNIDRDKMASLGLNLSSVGQTMQTAFNGNTDGKFRAGEYEYDINIRFGDANRQSIDDVKNLMFTNPQGQQVRLSQFADVKMGSGPSLLERRDKSPSVKVRAKAVGRPVGDVANEWANQFMTSKNKPVGVDYIWSGDMENQQEGFGTLGIALLAAIVLVYLVMVSLYDSFVYPFVVLFSIPLAMIGVMVILALTANSLNIFTMLGMIMLIGLVAKNAILIVDFTNARKEAGANTHDALVQANHARLRPILMTTIAMIFGMLPIALATGAGAEMNKGLAWVVIGGLTSSLFLTLIIVPVVYSLFDSILRRMGKHEKVDYESEMKADYVHKELSEDGFTTKHVD; translated from the coding sequence ATGAAGTTAGCAGAAATATCGATTAAAAGACCATCGTTGGTTATTGTATTATTTACAATTCTGACGCTGGGTGGTATCCTGAGTTATACGCTCATGGGATACGAATTGATTCCGAAGTTCGAAACCAATATGGTAACCATATCCACGGTATATCCCGGAGCTTCACCTGCTGAGGTGGAAACCTCCGTTACCCGAAAAATTGAAGATGCCGTTGGTTCTTTGGAAAACGTGAAAAAAGTGGAATCCTCCTCATACGAAAGCTTATCCGTGATCATGGTTCAGCTGAACGACGGAGCAGATGTAGATTACGCTTTGAATGACGCTCAGAGAAAGGTAAACGCAATCCTGGCAGACCTTCCGGATGATGTGGACGCACCGTCACTGAATAAATTCTCTTTGGATGATTTACCGATTATCACGATGAGTATTTCATCTGATAAACTGAATAATAAAGACCTTTACGACCTTTTAGATAAAAAGATTGAACCTATTTTCTCCCGTGTAAACGGTGTGGCCCAGGTTGATCTTGTAGGAGGACAGGAAAGAGAAATTCAGGTGAATCTGGATGAGAAAAAGCTTCAGGGATACGGACTTTCAATTTCCGATGTACAGCAGGCAATTCTTTCATCAAACCTTGATTTCCCTACAGGTAGTTTAAAAACGAGAACTTCAAAATCTACGATCAGACTATCCGGAAAATACAAATCGACTCAGGAAATGAACAACCTTGTGGTTTCCAATAAAAATGGAGCACAGGTGCGTTTATCTGATATTGCAACGGTTTTCGACTCCCAGAAAGATGCTGAAAAAGTAGCGAGATTCAACCAGTTTCCTACCATTTTGATGCAGGTTAAAAAGCAGTCTGATGCCAACGCGGTGGCTGTATCTGAAAGCGTTCAGAAAACCATCGCAACAGTAGAATCAGCCTATAAAGTTCAGGGAATAAAAGTAAAAGTGGTAAACGATACTACAGACTTTACCCTTGAATCTGCCAACCACGTTATTTTCGACTTATTCTTAGCGATTATTCTCGTGGCAATTGTAATGTTGTTATTCCTTCACAGTATCAGAAACGCATTCATCGTAATGGTTTCCATCCCGGCTTCATTGGTGGCAACGTTCATCGGAATGAATTTAATGGGATATACCCTAAACTTGATGAGTTTACTTGGGTTGTCACTTGTGGTAGGTATCCTTGTGGATGATGCCATTGTGGTACTTGAAAACATTTACCGTCACATGGAGATGGGTAAAAGCAAGATCAGAGCGGCTTACGATGGAGCTTCAGAGATCGGGTTTACCGTTGCAGCGATTACTTTGGTAATTGTGGTGGTATTCTTACCGATTGCGATGAGTTCAGGTCTTGTGGCCAATATCCTTGCCCAGTTCTGCGTCACAGTGGTTATTGCAACAATGTTATCATTGTTGGCCTCATTTACCATTATCCCGTGGTTATCATCAAGATTTGGTAAACTAGAGCATTTAACAGGTAAAAACTGGTTCCAGAAATTCATCCTTTGGTTTGAAGGTTTAATTGATAAATTCACACACTGGATCACGGGAATCCTTGAATGGTGTCTGAAATCCACTTTAAGAAGAATATCAACAGTAGTAATTACATTTGTTATCCTGATTGCTTCATTCATGTTAGTTGCATTCGGCTTCATTGGTGGGGAATTCTTCCCTCCGATTGACCGTGGACAGTTCCTTGTTCAGATGGAATTATCAAAAGATGCAACCGTTGAAAAAACAAACCAGTTAACATTAGATGTTGAGAAGTTTTTAAGAAACGATAAAGATGTTGTTGACCTGATTACAACAGTTGGTCAGCAGTCAACAGGTTTTGGTGGGGCGCAGGCTACAACTTACCAGTCTGAGGTTCAGGTAAACTTAACAGATAAGTCTGAACGTTCCGAAAGTACGAATATCAAGGCTGCAAAAATAAAAAGAGAGCTGGAAGAGAAATTCACAGGTGTTGAATTTAAAACCGCTCCAATTGGTATCATGGGTGCTGAAAATGCGCCGATTGAAATGGTAGTGACAGCCCCGGATAATGCAACAGCAGTAAAAGAAGCTACGAGAATTTTAGAATTACTGAAAAAAGTTCCCGGAGCAGTAGATGCCGAATTATCAACCGATACAGGTAACCCGGAAGTTCAGGTAAACATAGACAGGGATAAAATGGCATCTTTAGGGTTGAATCTTTCAAGTGTAGGACAAACGATGCAGACTGCATTCAACGGAAATACAGACGGTAAATTCAGAGCAGGAGAATATGAATATGATATCAATATCCGTTTCGGTGATGCGAACAGACAATCCATTGATGATGTTAAAAACCTTATGTTTACCAATCCACAGGGACAGCAGGTTCGTTTGAGCCAGTTTGCAGATGTAAAAATGGGTTCAGGACCGAGTTTGCTTGAACGTAGAGATAAATCTCCTTCTGTAAAAGTAAGAGCAAAAGCAGTGGGTAGACCTGTAGGTGACGTAGCTAATGAGTGGGCGAACCAGTTCATGACCAGCAAAAACAAACCTGTAGGGGTAGATTACATCTGGAGTGGTGATATGGAAAACCAGCAGGAAGGTTTCGGTACGTTGGGTATTGCTTTATTGGCAGCTATCGTATTGGTATACCTGGTAATGGTTTCCTTGTATGACAGTTTCGTATATCCGTTCGTGGTATTGTTCTCCATTCCGCTGGCAATGATCGGGGTAATGGTGATCCTTGCCTTAACTGCGAATTCACTGAACATCTTTACGATGCTGGGTATGATCATGTTGATCGGTCTTGTTGCGAAAAACGCGATTCTGATCGTAGACTTTACGAATGCCAGAAAAGAAGCAGGTGCCAATACGCATGATGCATTAGTACAGGCTAACCACGCCCGTCTTCGTCCGATCCTGATGACAACGATTGCGATGATCTTCGGTATGTTACCAATTGCATTGGCAACAGGAGCAGGAGCGGAGATGAACAAAGGTCTTGCATGGGTAGTTATCGGTGGTTTGACATCGTCTCTATTCCTTACCTTGATTATCGTACCGGTAGTATACTCTCTGTTTGATTCTATTCTACGAAGAATGGGCAAACATGAAAAAGTAGATTATGAATCTGAAATGAAGGCAGATTATGTACATAAAGAGCTAAGTGAAGATGGATTTACTACTAAGCACGTAGACTAA